In Dasypus novemcinctus isolate mDasNov1 chromosome 8, mDasNov1.1.hap2, whole genome shotgun sequence, the genomic stretch AAAAACCACAAATATCTTGTCCTAGAATGGGTGATCAATACATATTTctgttattcctttttttctttttctgcattgTATATTTcttcacttcttccttttctccatacattcttccttttcctattttctttctttcttccttcttattGGGTTCATggcaaattttaatatttgtgcATTGGTGTGCTTGGACTTACcataggaaagaaaaagtattatGTGTTCTTAAAAAAATTCCCTGTTTTCCTACAGATAAAGAGAAGCAGTAAAATGGAATGGAAAAACCAAACTATTCTGATAGAATTCTTTCTGAAGGGGCTTTCTGGTTATCCAAGGCTTGAGCTACTCTTTTTCGTCTTGATCTTGATAATGTATGTGGTCATCCTTCTGGGCAATGGCACCCTTATCTTAATCAGCATCTTGGACTCCCACCTTCACACCCCTATGTACTTCTTCCTGGGGAACCTCTCCTTCCTGGACATCTGCTACACCACCACCTCCATTCCCTCCACACTGGTGAGCTTCCTCTCGAAAAGAAAGACCATTTCCTTCTCTGGCTGTGCAGTTCAGATGTTCCTTGGCTTGGCCATGGGGACAACAGAGTGTGTACTCCTGGGCATGATGGCCTTTgatcgctatgtggccatctgcaacCCTCTGAGATATCCTGTCATCATGAGCAAGGATTCCTATGTGCCCATGGCAGCTGGGTCTTGGCTTGCAGGGGTTGTCAATTCTGCAGTACAAACTGCTTTAGTGGTACAGTTGCCATTCTGCAGGAATAATGTCATCAA encodes the following:
- the LOC101417002 gene encoding olfactory receptor 13C9, which translates into the protein MEWKNQTILIEFFLKGLSGYPRLELLFFVLILIMYVVILLGNGTLILISILDSHLHTPMYFFLGNLSFLDICYTTTSIPSTLVSFLSKRKTISFSGCAVQMFLGLAMGTTECVLLGMMAFDRYVAICNPLRYPVIMSKDSYVPMAAGSWLAGVVNSAVQTALVVQLPFCRNNVINHFSCEILAVMKLACADISGNEFTMLVATTLFTLMPLLLIVISYTLIISSILKIRSSEGRKKAFSTCSAHLTVVIIFYGTILFMYMKPKSKESLISDDLDATDKLISIFYGVMTPMMNPLIYSLRNKDVKEAVKHLLSRFLSK